A genomic stretch from Candidatus Syntrophosphaera sp. includes:
- the alr gene encoding alanine racemase, whose protein sequence is MLHSSWIELDRAALNKNIRYLRKRVGEKVVFVSVIKGNAYGHGIEQFLPLAEAAGVRNFAVYDAFEASRALQVKAPETNLMIMGMLDEDQLDWAIAQNIAFFVFTEERLAAASGEARKQKKKALVHLELETGMNRTGLDEEELPRIMQAIKKNSRHLQFEGVCTHFAGAESIANYHRIQQQYQQFEKLTKILKRGGIKPRFYHSACSAAALIYKHTIMDLVRFGIAQYGFWPSMETKMNNLLSAESKFTRDPLKAILSWKSRVMSIKTVDKGNFINYGNAFLSTKNMRLATVPIGYHHGYSRSLGNAGHVLIHGRRADVVGMVNMNMFMVNVTNIPGVKVGDEVVLIGRQGDLSISVASFAELTKMVNYELLSRLPYQIPRIVV, encoded by the coding sequence ATGCTGCATTCCAGTTGGATTGAACTCGACCGCGCCGCCCTGAACAAGAATATCCGCTATTTGCGTAAACGGGTCGGGGAAAAGGTGGTGTTCGTTTCCGTGATCAAAGGCAACGCCTATGGCCATGGCATCGAGCAATTTTTGCCCCTGGCTGAAGCGGCTGGAGTGCGGAATTTCGCCGTTTATGACGCCTTCGAAGCCAGCCGCGCCCTGCAGGTCAAGGCCCCGGAAACAAATTTGATGATCATGGGAATGCTGGATGAGGATCAGCTGGATTGGGCCATCGCCCAGAACATTGCCTTCTTTGTCTTTACTGAAGAGCGTCTGGCCGCCGCCAGCGGGGAAGCCCGCAAACAGAAGAAGAAGGCCCTGGTCCATCTGGAGCTGGAAACGGGAATGAACCGCACCGGCCTGGATGAAGAGGAACTGCCGCGGATCATGCAAGCGATCAAAAAGAACAGCCGCCATCTGCAGTTCGAGGGAGTTTGCACCCACTTTGCCGGGGCTGAGAGTATCGCCAATTATCATCGCATCCAGCAACAATACCAGCAGTTTGAGAAGTTGACCAAGATTTTGAAAAGAGGCGGGATCAAGCCCCGTTTTTACCACAGCGCCTGTTCCGCCGCGGCTCTGATCTATAAGCACACGATCATGGATCTGGTGCGTTTTGGCATTGCCCAATACGGTTTTTGGCCCAGCATGGAAACCAAAATGAACAACCTGCTCTCCGCGGAATCCAAATTCACCCGCGATCCACTGAAAGCGATCCTCAGTTGGAAAAGCCGGGTCATGAGCATCAAGACGGTTGACAAGGGCAACTTCATCAACTATGGAAACGCCTTTCTCAGCACCAAAAACATGAGGCTGGCTACCGTGCCCATCGGCTATCACCACGGTTACAGCCGCAGCCTGGGAAATGCAGGCCACGTGCTGATCCACGGTCGAAGAGCGGATGTGGTGGGCATGGTCAACATGAACATGTTCATGGTCAACGTGACCAATATACCGGGCGTAAAGGTCGGCGACGAGGTTGTTTTGATCGGCAGGCAAGGCGACCTGAGCATCTCCGTCGCCTCCTTTGCCGAACTGACCAAAATGGTCAATTACGAGCTGCTTTCCCGCCTGCCCTACCAAATACCCAGGATCGTGGTCTAG